The window TTGATCACGCCTCCGTCCGGTGCAATATTGCCGAATAGTACGGACAAGCCGCCTACAGGACTGTATGCATTATCATGACGACGAATAACTTCATCGTTGAGAATATGTGAGTCTTTCACATTTTCATAGAGTGATTTTCCGGTAATCGTCATTCGGTCCGGATGCACCGCTCCTTCAATTTCACAAAGCTCTTTAATTATTGCACTGACACCGCCTGCCATATGAACATCGTGCATCGTGTAGTCAGATGATGGACTAATTTTTGATAAATAGGGAATTCGTTTGGCGACTTCGTTAATATCCCGGACATCGTATTCGATTTCTGCTTCATGTGCAATAGCAAGTGTATGAAGGACTGTGTTTGTCGAACCGCCCATTGCCATATCAAGTGCAAATGCATCATCGATTGTTTCTTTCGTTATGATGTCACGCGGCTTCACATCTTCTTTCACCATGCGAACGAGATGTTCCGCGGCTTCTTTAATGAGTCGATGACGTTCATCCGAAGTAGCAACGATTGTTCCGTTACCTGGAACTGTCACTCCCAGCATTTCCATTAACGAGTTCATGGAATTCGCTGTGAACATTCCTGAACAGGATCCGCATGTCGGACATGCACTCTGTTCAATGTCGAGCAACTCTTCAGCTGTCATCGTACCCTGTTTATAGGCCCCGACACCTTCGAACACAGAGACGAGCGATAGGGGCTTGCCATCGGATGACGTACCGCCTTCCATCGGACCGCCCGAAACGAAAACTGATGGGACGTTCGTTCGAACTGCCGCCATTAACATACCTGGCGTAATTTTGTCACAGTTCGGAATGTAGAACACGCCGTCGAACCAGTGAGCATTGATAACCGTTTCTGCCGAGTCTGCGATGAGTTCACGGCTTGGCAGTGAATACCGCATACCGATATGTCCCATCGCAATCCCATCGTCAACGCCAATTGTGTTGAACTCAAACGGAATACCGCCGGCTTCACGAATCGCTTCTTTAACAACCTCTGCGAATTTGTTTAAATGCATATGACCTGGAATAATATCAATATATGAGTTACAGACTCCAATGAAAGGTTTGTGCATATCTTTCATCCTGACGCCAGTTGCGTACAGTAAACTTCTATGGGGTGCACGGTCTACCCCTTTTTTGATCATGTCACTTCTCATTGCAATCTCTCCTCATCAAATCACTTACATGTTGTTCATCTGTTTTTCTTGTTGGTTAGGTTATGTAGTTTGTGAAATGAATCACGAACTGAATTGGATTGATGTCATCATATCTTGGATATCCTCCCGAGTCAACAGTGTTTTTAAAATTATTAGCCAATTATGAATAGTGCATTTTAATGTATCCGCTTACAAGCCTTTCACAACGCGATATATCGCATATAACATAATTTGTTCACTTTTTAATTATTTTTTATGAATTCAATTTCCGGTAGTTTCATTCGAGTTTGGGAGTCTTCCAATCACAGAAAAAAACCACTCCAGAAGTGTTTACTGGAGTGGCTGCTTTGTGGGTGACAGTCACCCAGTCAATTCTCACACAATTTAAATTCCTACTGGAATGATGTACATACCAGTTGCTTTATCGTTTTTTACGACTACGTCAACTCCATAAATCTCTTTTACGGTTTGAACGGTAATGACTTCGCTTGGCGCGCCTGTAGCGACGATTTTACCTGCTTTCATCGCAATAATTGTATCGCTGTAACGGATCGCCTGATTAATGTCGTGTAAAACCATGACAATCGACATTCCATGCGTGCGATTTAAGCCTTTGATCAGTTCCAATAATTCGTATTGGTAATATATATCAAGATAGGTCGTCGGCTCATCCAGTAGAAGAAAGGGTGTTTTTTGAGCTAATGCCATTGCAATCCAGACACGCTGCATTTGACCTCCAGATAATTCGTCAATCGGCACCGATCGCTTATCCGTCAAATTGGTGCATGCAAGCGCCCAGTCAATGGCCTGTTGGTCTTCATCTGTTGCTGAGGTAAAAAGACTCTTATATGGAATCCGTCCGTAACTTGTTAGTTTTTCGACAGTCATATCCGACGGGGCGTTATTTTGCTGGTGGACAACGGCTAACTTCTTCGCTAGTTCTTTCGGCTTGAAATCAGCGAGTGCTTTTCCTTCTAATTGAACTTGTCCACTTTGCGGAAGATTATTATTGGCCATTACGCCAAGAAGTGTCGATTTTCCGCAACCATTCGGTCCGATAATTGTTGTCACTTTTCCACTCTCAATTGTACTGTTGACGCCATGTAACGTATTTACTTTTTTGTCGTAGGAGAAAACAATATCCTTAATGTCCATAAATACGATCACTCTTTCTCAACAAGAATATGAGGAAAGGCCCCCCGATGACTGCCATGATGATAGAAGCAGGGATTTCATTTGGCGCGATAATCGTTCGCCCAACTGTATCTGCTGTTAAAATCAGTAAGGCTCCTGCCAATGCTGAAAACGGGATGAGGACTTTGTGGTCCGTTCCAACCAATGATCGCCCAATATGAGGGATAAGCAAGCCCACAAAAGCAAATAAGCCCGCGACTGCCGTTGCAACTGAAGCAAGCAAGACGGCCACCAAAGAAATCACCAACCGTGCTAGATTTACATTAACCCCAAGATTTTTTGCCGTTTTATCATCCAGTGCTAAGTAATTGCACCATGAATAAACGATAAACGCTAATACTAGACCAATCGTTCCATATAAGACGATCACATCGACATCACTCCACTTTTTCATCGTGAGCGTCGAAGTCATCACTTGACTCATTGATTGTGTAATCGCACTTCCGCTAAATCCAAGCCCTTGACTCAGCCCTGTAAATAAAGCATTCACTGCTATCCCGATTAAAATCATACGAAGCGGATCGAGTCCGGATCTCCACGATAGTGTGTACACAAGGAAAAATGCAAAAGCCCCTCCCAAAAATGCAAAAAGAGGTACAAAAAAGTACAGCGTCGGAAACAACGCTACAACAAGTATGGACATAAACCCTGCACCCGCGGAAACACCAATAATTCCAGGGTCTGCTAATGGATTTCGCATTACTGCTTGCAGCAGTACTCCCGCCACTGACAAAGCTGCTCCTGCAAACATGGCGATTAGAATCCGCGGTAGGCGCAAGTCTTTAATGATAGCAACTTGCTCATTTGTCCCCGTTAAGAGTCCTTGAATCAGTTCAAATGGCGTGACTTTAATGCTCCCCATGAGAGCGGATTGAATGCTGACAACTATGAGTAATAGTATGACGCTGACAAAACTGAGCGTCTTTTTATTTTTCCGCAACATTATTTTCCCTGCCTTTAGTTTGGATACAACATTTTTTGCAGTTCACCTAGCGCTTCGACTGCAGCCAGACTACCTGTTGTTCCAAATAGAAGTTCGTCTAAATCATACACACGGTCGTTTTTAACAGCCTCGAAATGTTTCCAAATATCATTGGATTTAAATTCGTCATCAAACATTTTGACCACTTCCTCAGGCATCCCGTGTGACGCTCTTAAAATAATATCCGGTTTTGCTTGCTGTAGATATTCCGTATTGGAAGACAAAAACTCTACTTTTTCTCCGGTAATGACATTTTTTCCGCCACTCCGTTTTACAAGGTCTCCGATATACGAGTTTTCTGTTGCAACTAGATAACTCCCTGGAATACCAAGTAATATAAGAACGGATGGCTGTTCTTGTCCTTCCGTCAACTTATCAATTTCGGCGACTTTTTCTTCGAATTCATTGATAATGGCTTCTGCCTGTTCTTGACGGTCGTACTTCTCGCCTAATTTCAAGATTTCGCTATGCATCGCATCGATGCTCTCCAAATTGACATAGGTCATATCAATGTCCCGTTCGTCAAACATTTCTTGCAAGTCATATTTTAACGTTGTCACGGACAGTATTTCTGTCGGTTTCAGTGACAGTAGCATTTCCATGTCAGGGCTCATTGGGTTTCCCACTTTTTCCGCGTCCTTATAGCGTTTAGGCAACTCTTTGTAACTGGACGGTACCCCGACTAAATCAATTTCAAGTGCATCCATTATTTCCGTCAATGCGACCGTTGTTGCAACAATTCGATCGCCCGCTGGATCAATTTTTTTTTCATTGGATGAAGTTCCCTCTTGCGATGAACAACCGGCCAACATAACAATAGCTAAAAGCGTATAAAGAAGGTTCCTTACTGTTCGCATTTTCATTCACAACTCCTTGCCGCTTATGTAAGAAAAGCACAATGCGCCCGCGAGACGCGACGGGCATAAGTCAATCCAGCGACGTGGCGCTCTTGGATTGCTTATGACCCGAGCGGCTGGGCGCCTGTAGCTAGATACTGTTCCAGGTTGAAGAACTTATACTTTCTTATCTTTTAAAAAAGGGGTCTCGCTATTCGTTCTCAAGCCCCTACTACTCTATACCTCTTATTTTTCAGTCCGTGAACGTTGTCTCATAGCGAAGATTATAACTCCACCAAGAATAAGTACTGAGAAAATGACGATAAACAATGTAGAATTCGATTTAGTTGTCGAATCTGCTTCGACCTCTTCTTCAATTGCTTCTTTCGTTTCTTCGGATGACTCTTCTGCTGCTTGTTCTTCAGCAGCAATTTCTTCCTCTTTCGTCACAGACTCTTTTTCTTCTTTCGTTTGCTCGGTTGGTTTAGTCGATTCAGAAGCTTTTTCTTCTGTCACAGTATCTGTCTTTTCTTCCGCCGCTTCTTTGGTATCTAGTTTTTTCTCGTCGGTTTTTGTTTCTACTTTCGCAACAGCTTCTTGTTTTTCTGCTGGTTTAGATGTTGCACTCGCCTTTTCCGTTGTTACTGCGGGCTTGGGTGCTGGTTTAGGTGTTGGTTGTGCTGGCTTTGGTGTTGGTTTAGGTGCTGGAGGTGTTGCGGGCTTTTGTGCGACAGGTGCCAAAGGGATGCTGGAACTGTTAAATTTGAAGCGGATATCGTATTTGTTGTCATATGTAAAACCGGGAATACCCGTTACAATGACATGAATTTTGGCATTTACCAATTGCTCAATGTCTTTCACTTCAAATTTCACAACGCGTTTGTCATTTGCCGTATCATTACTAACTACTTGTACATCGGCAAATCCGCCGCCTGCTGATACTTTAAAGTATTGCCACCAAGAACTGTTTTTCAATGTAACAACGGCATATGTTTTGCCATTTTGAACAATTACTTTTGCTGGGCTAACCATATATTCAGCTGTCGTTGATTGCTCATTGCCCGTATCTTTCAACACTGTAAACGGAACCGTATACTCGCCATCGGCATAGTTGGAAGCCGCAGCAGCTTTTTCAGGTGCAAGTGTGGGAAGTATAGTAAATATAGCGAATAATACTGTCATCATAAAAACGGATTTTTTTCTCAAATCATGATCTCCTTTACCAAAAACATTTTAATCAGTACAACGCCGGCTGTCACAATTGGTGCAGTGACGCCGGCATTGATTGATCATATAAAATTATTTTTGAAGTGTTTCGAGTAAGTAATAAACCATTTTAGAAGCGTGTGCGCGTGTTGCATTCGCTTTCGGTTCGAATACTTGTTTTCCTTTTACTTCTTTACCGCCAATGATACCAAGACCCGCTGCTAAGTCGACAGATTTTTTTGCGTATGCAGTGATTTCTTTCGCATCTGTGAAAGCAACATCATTTTTTACGCCTTCTAATACGCTTGCATCTTTGTATTCAATTGCACGGATAATCATTGTAGCCATTTGTTGACGTGTGATTGCTTCATTCGGACGGAATTTACCATCAGTGACACTGATAATACCTGCACGGCTTGCCGCTTCAGCTTCGTAAACGATCCAGTCCATGTTTTTTGTTACGTCAGAGAATGTTCCTTTATAACCTTGTTTCGGAAGTTCAAGTGCACGTGACAATAGGATTGCAAATTGTGCTCTTGTAATTTGATCATTTGGAGCAAACGTTGTTGCCGTTTTGCCTTTAACGATTTGTTTTGATGCAAGTGACTCGATGTAAGGTTTTGCCCATGTTTTGTCGATATCTTTAAATGTTACGGGTACTACTTCAACAGGCGTTTCTTCTTCAACTTCACCAGGTACTTCTTCTGTTACAACTGGTTTAATAGTTGCTTTGTCAAAAGCAAGACGTACAGTATAGTTCCCTGTGTGGTTCGCTGCTGCTACAAATACTGTGAATTTAGCATTGATAATTGTTGATAAATCAGCTACTTCAAATTCAACCACTCTTGTGTTTGCTTCTACATCTGTTTTTACAACAGTTGTATCTACGAATTTACCAGCTTGTTCTACTTGGAAAGCTGTAATTTGTTCAT of the Sporosarcina sp. FSL K6-1508 genome contains:
- the ilvD gene encoding dihydroxy-acid dehydratase, with amino-acid sequence MRSDMIKKGVDRAPHRSLLYATGVRMKDMHKPFIGVCNSYIDIIPGHMHLNKFAEVVKEAIREAGGIPFEFNTIGVDDGIAMGHIGMRYSLPSRELIADSAETVINAHWFDGVFYIPNCDKITPGMLMAAVRTNVPSVFVSGGPMEGGTSSDGKPLSLVSVFEGVGAYKQGTMTAEELLDIEQSACPTCGSCSGMFTANSMNSLMEMLGVTVPGNGTIVATSDERHRLIKEAAEHLVRMVKEDVKPRDIITKETIDDAFALDMAMGGSTNTVLHTLAIAHEAEIEYDVRDINEVAKRIPYLSKISPSSDYTMHDVHMAGGVSAIIKELCEIEGAVHPDRMTITGKSLYENVKDSHILNDEVIRRHDNAYSPVGGLSVLFGNIAPDGGVIKVGAVDPSIKEFRGKAIVFESQEDTQEGIDNGTVKEGDVVVIRYEGPKGGPGMPEMLAPTAAIAGRGLATKVALITDGRFSGASRGISIGHISPEAAEGGPIALVENGDIIAIDLTNRTIELEVFEEELDKRRAHLKPFEPKIKKGYLARYSALVTSASTGGVMKI
- a CDS encoding ABC transporter ATP-binding protein gives rise to the protein MDIKDIVFSYDKKVNTLHGVNSTIESGKVTTIIGPNGCGKSTLLGVMANNNLPQSGQVQLEGKALADFKPKELAKKLAVVHQQNNAPSDMTVEKLTSYGRIPYKSLFTSATDEDQQAIDWALACTNLTDKRSVPIDELSGGQMQRVWIAMALAQKTPFLLLDEPTTYLDIYYQYELLELIKGLNRTHGMSIVMVLHDINQAIRYSDTIIAMKAGKIVATGAPSEVITVQTVKEIYGVDVVVKNDKATGMYIIPVGI
- a CDS encoding FecCD family ABC transporter permease codes for the protein MLRKNKKTLSFVSVILLLIVVSIQSALMGSIKVTPFELIQGLLTGTNEQVAIIKDLRLPRILIAMFAGAALSVAGVLLQAVMRNPLADPGIIGVSAGAGFMSILVVALFPTLYFFVPLFAFLGGAFAFFLVYTLSWRSGLDPLRMILIGIAVNALFTGLSQGLGFSGSAITQSMSQVMTSTLTMKKWSDVDVIVLYGTIGLVLAFIVYSWCNYLALDDKTAKNLGVNVNLARLVISLVAVLLASVATAVAGLFAFVGLLIPHIGRSLVGTDHKVLIPFSALAGALLILTADTVGRTIIAPNEIPASIIMAVIGGPFLIFLLRKSDRIYGH
- the isdE gene encoding heme ABC transporter substrate-binding protein IsdE, whose translation is MKMRTVRNLLYTLLAIVMLAGCSSQEGTSSNEKKIDPAGDRIVATTVALTEIMDALEIDLVGVPSSYKELPKRYKDAEKVGNPMSPDMEMLLSLKPTEILSVTTLKYDLQEMFDERDIDMTYVNLESIDAMHSEILKLGEKYDRQEQAEAIINEFEEKVAEIDKLTEGQEQPSVLILLGIPGSYLVATENSYIGDLVKRSGGKNVITGEKVEFLSSNTEYLQQAKPDIILRASHGMPEEVVKMFDDEFKSNDIWKHFEAVKNDRVYDLDELLFGTTGSLAAVEALGELQKMLYPN
- a CDS encoding NEAT domain-containing protein, which gives rise to MRKKSVFMMTVLFAIFTILPTLAPEKAAAASNYADGEYTVPFTVLKDTGNEQSTTAEYMVSPAKVIVQNGKTYAVVTLKNSSWWQYFKVSAGGGFADVQVVSNDTANDKRVVKFEVKDIEQLVNAKIHVIVTGIPGFTYDNKYDIRFKFNSSSIPLAPVAQKPATPPAPKPTPKPAQPTPKPAPKPAVTTEKASATSKPAEKQEAVAKVETKTDEKKLDTKEAAEEKTDTVTEEKASESTKPTEQTKEEKESVTKEEEIAAEEQAAEESSEETKEAIEEEVEADSTTKSNSTLFIVIFSVLILGGVIIFAMRQRSRTEK
- a CDS encoding NEAT domain-containing protein codes for the protein MKKQMMMLFSALLVLFTVLPALPTEAAEVTTPAKQEFELPLDILQVENDDKSATAQYVKSPAKIVVEDGKTFAYVTLLSSKWWQSLKVQTKQPGTFKETNFADAEVISEDKAADTRLVKFEVQDLSKELNAKIHIIVTGVPGLGEYDHSYDIRLKFDTSKIPTTPEVPEVTPEKPETPEVPVTPAPEVIKDGAYTIDYKALHEEEDKDSSMTRYLETPAALSVKDGKNLVTMTLTNNEQITAFQVEQAGKFVDTTVVKTDVEANTRVVEFEVADLSTIINAKFTVFVAAANHTGNYTVRLAFDKATIKPVVTEEVPGEVEEETPVEVVPVTFKDIDKTWAKPYIESLASKQIVKGKTATTFAPNDQITRAQFAILLSRALELPKQGYKGTFSDVTKNMDWIVYEAEAASRAGIISVTDGKFRPNEAITRQQMATMIIRAIEYKDASVLEGVKNDVAFTDAKEITAYAKKSVDLAAGLGIIGGKEVKGKQVFEPKANATRAHASKMVYYLLETLQK